A window of the Catenulispora sp. EB89 genome harbors these coding sequences:
- a CDS encoding ROK family protein, with protein sequence MTVTDTSGHAPVLAIDIGGTKMAVGAVDEHGEVLASFRTPTPAGAGADGEALYAALLDAVDHLPYERGAFRAVGVGCGGPMRWPAGEVSPLNIPGWRGFPLRWRLEADFRRDVRLHNDAICLAAAEHWQGAGRGTANMLGMVVSTGVGGGLILGDRLIDGAKGNAGHIGHVVVDQETPCACGGTGCLEAVASGPRMAAWAAAQGWRAGQESRTGKDLTDDARAGDGIAEAAFTRAGTALGVAIAGAAAMCDLELVTIGGGIVQAGELLFEPLRSALYRHARLDFTKNLKVVPADLGQDAGLVGAAALILRGDTYWSADRVD encoded by the coding sequence ATGACGGTGACTGACACCTCCGGGCACGCCCCGGTGCTGGCGATCGACATCGGCGGGACGAAGATGGCGGTCGGCGCCGTCGACGAGCACGGCGAGGTGCTGGCCTCGTTCCGGACGCCGACGCCCGCCGGGGCCGGGGCGGACGGCGAGGCGCTCTACGCCGCGCTGCTCGACGCCGTCGACCACCTTCCGTACGAGCGCGGCGCCTTCCGCGCCGTGGGCGTCGGCTGCGGCGGTCCGATGCGGTGGCCGGCGGGCGAGGTCTCGCCGCTGAACATCCCCGGGTGGCGCGGTTTCCCGTTGCGGTGGCGGCTGGAGGCCGACTTCCGGCGCGACGTGCGCCTGCACAACGACGCCATCTGCCTGGCCGCCGCCGAGCACTGGCAGGGTGCCGGCCGCGGCACCGCGAACATGCTCGGCATGGTCGTCTCGACCGGGGTCGGCGGCGGCCTGATCCTCGGCGACCGCCTCATCGACGGCGCCAAGGGCAACGCCGGGCACATCGGGCACGTCGTCGTCGACCAGGAGACGCCCTGCGCCTGCGGCGGAACCGGCTGCCTGGAGGCCGTCGCGAGCGGGCCGCGCATGGCCGCGTGGGCGGCGGCGCAGGGCTGGCGAGCGGGCCAGGAGAGCCGCACCGGCAAGGACCTCACCGACGACGCCCGCGCCGGCGACGGCATCGCCGAGGCCGCCTTCACCCGCGCCGGCACCGCGCTCGGCGTCGCGATCGCCGGCGCGGCGGCGATGTGCGACCTGGAGCTGGTGACGATCGGCGGCGGCATCGTGCAGGCCGGCGAGCTGCTGTTCGAGCCCCTGCGCTCCGCGCTGTACCGGCACGCGCGGCTGGACTTCACCAAGAACCTGAAGGTGGTCCCGGCCGATCTGGGGCAGGACGCCGGCCTGGTCGGCGCGGCCGCGCTGATCCTGCGCGGCGACACCTACTGGTCGGCGGACCGGGTCGACTGA